The Bombus terrestris chromosome 16, iyBomTerr1.2, whole genome shotgun sequence genome includes a region encoding these proteins:
- the LOC125386562 gene encoding uncharacterized protein LOC125386562, with protein MSLGKEWLKDSTFKLINLYQQQSVLWDRKHVNYRNREKKLLFEIGSKYECIAEEIRREIHNLKNQMSEELRKIKKRRSKSDTKKVRTSYWPYFNAFKFLIPVLIPTTRSRLKLFLKKILVNMSFSQKMDVKTKISKEPTNPPKVWTFKKRKCLNDVDEELCQVALQKLQEEPDNYDKFGQYIALQLRSLKSDFNKVRMRSEIKFIFK; from the exons ATGTCGTTGGGTAAAGAATGGTTAAAGGATAGCACtttcaaattaattaacttGTACCAGCAACAGTCGGTATTGTGGGATAGAAAGCACGTGAATTACAGAAatcgagaaaaaaaattattgtttgaaATTGGGTCGAAGTACGAGTGTATCGCAGAAGAAATTCGGCGGGAGATTCATAACTTAAAGAACCAA ATGTCAGAAGAATtgagaaaaattaagaaaagaagaagcaagAGCGATACCAAAAAGGTAAGAACATCGTACTGGCCCTATTTTAatgcattcaaatttttaattccagTGCTCATCCCGACC ACACGTTCAAGATTGAAgctatttctaaaaaaaattttagTCAATATGTCATTTTCACAAAAAATGGACGTCAAAACAA aaatatcaaaagaaCCAACGAATCCGCCAAAAGTGTGGACGTTCAAAAAACGCAAATGCCTGAATGATGTCGATGAAGAATTATGTCAAGTGGCTTTGCAAAAATTGCAAGAAGAACCAGATAATTATGATAAATTTGgacaatatattgcattacaGCTACGATCTTTGAAATCAGACTTCAACAAGGTAAGGATGAGaagcgaaataaaatttatattcaagtaa